The Geodermatophilaceae bacterium NBWT11 genome has a segment encoding these proteins:
- a CDS encoding LLM class flavin-dependent oxidoreductase, with the protein MTTTDDRPTETANVRLGLAPTDPRPANETGPLADRQKTNPLFNDQKMKLGLFGTNCSFGLIMSHAASSYEVTWEHTKAIAQRADQMGFEALIPVARWKGFGGSTNFNGNCFETYTWAAGLAEATEHIAIAATSHLPTMHPIVSAKQATTIDHISGGRFALNLVMGWVTPEMEMFGGSQREHDRRYAFGQEWIDYAFKLWSETGSFDVDGEFFYGRDVEAYPKPVQGPRPALVNAGNSASGIEFSARNVDVNFASLDTLENVKTYTSSLKEKAKSEYSRDIQTMTYGLIVCRDTEAEAKAAFQNVVDEGDWGAAGNVIKIAGSGASQSFDHVVKEYQERFIAGWGGYPIVGTPEQVTEELVKLNEAGMDGMIMGLIDYKEELEIFNDDILPLMKQAGIRH; encoded by the coding sequence GTGACGACCACCGACGACCGTCCGACCGAGACCGCCAACGTCCGCCTGGGCCTGGCCCCCACCGACCCGCGCCCGGCCAACGAGACCGGCCCGCTGGCCGACCGGCAGAAGACCAACCCGCTGTTCAACGACCAGAAGATGAAGCTGGGCCTGTTCGGCACCAACTGCTCCTTCGGGCTGATCATGAGCCACGCGGCCAGCAGCTACGAGGTCACCTGGGAGCACACCAAGGCGATCGCCCAGCGCGCCGACCAGATGGGCTTCGAGGCCCTCATCCCGGTCGCGCGCTGGAAGGGCTTCGGCGGCTCGACGAACTTCAACGGCAACTGCTTCGAGACCTACACCTGGGCCGCCGGCCTGGCCGAGGCCACCGAGCACATCGCCATCGCCGCGACGAGCCACCTGCCCACGATGCACCCGATCGTCTCGGCCAAGCAGGCCACCACGATCGACCACATCTCCGGTGGCCGGTTCGCCCTCAACCTGGTCATGGGCTGGGTGACCCCGGAGATGGAGATGTTCGGCGGCTCGCAGCGCGAGCACGACCGCCGCTACGCCTTCGGCCAGGAGTGGATCGACTACGCGTTCAAGCTGTGGTCGGAGACCGGCAGCTTCGACGTGGACGGCGAGTTCTTCTACGGCCGGGACGTCGAGGCCTACCCCAAGCCCGTGCAGGGCCCCCGCCCGGCGCTGGTGAACGCCGGCAACTCCGCCTCGGGCATCGAGTTCTCCGCCCGCAACGTCGACGTCAACTTCGCCTCCCTGGACACCCTGGAGAACGTGAAGACGTACACGTCCTCCCTCAAGGAGAAGGCCAAGAGCGAGTACTCCCGCGACATCCAGACGATGACCTACGGGCTGATCGTCTGCCGGGACACCGAGGCCGAGGCCAAGGCCGCGTTCCAGAACGTCGTGGACGAGGGCGACTGGGGCGCCGCCGGCAACGTCATCAAGATCGCCGGCTCGGGTGCCTCGCAGTCCTTCGACCACGTGGTGAAGGAGTACCAGGAGCGCTTCATCGCCGGCTGGGGCGGCTACCCGATCGTCGGCACCCCGGAGCAGGTCACCGAGGAGCTGGTGAAGCTCAACGAGGCCGGCATGGACGGGATGATCATGGGGCTCATCGACTACAAGGAAGAGCTCGAGATCTTCAACGACGACATCCTGCCGCTGATGAAGCAGGCCGGCATCCGCCACTGA
- a CDS encoding NAD(P)H-dependent oxidoreductase — MKVLGIVGSPTAGGRTDAAVAGLLAGCTGAETRRLSLADTDVPTVLDAMEAADAVVFGSPTYRASFSSLLRSLFESAERGRYATETTAHLARTTAAIVMTNNAPEHYLAQDSLRSLLAGFYGCQVLSPGLVLTHPHFEGTELTAEAAELAASHGRALVDLTTAVLASPALQALEPQV, encoded by the coding sequence GTGAAGGTGCTCGGGATCGTGGGCAGCCCGACGGCGGGCGGCCGGACCGACGCCGCCGTCGCGGGCCTGCTGGCCGGGTGCACCGGCGCCGAGACCCGCAGGCTCAGCCTCGCCGACACCGACGTCCCCACCGTGCTGGACGCCATGGAGGCCGCGGACGCGGTCGTGTTCGGCAGCCCCACCTACCGGGCGTCGTTCTCCAGCCTGCTCCGCAGCCTGTTCGAGTCCGCCGAGCGCGGCCGGTACGCCACCGAGACCACGGCCCACCTCGCCCGGACGACGGCGGCGATCGTGATGACGAACAACGCCCCCGAGCACTACCTGGCCCAGGACTCGCTGCGCAGCCTGCTGGCCGGGTTCTACGGCTGCCAGGTGCTCAGCCCGGGGCTGGTGCTCACCCACCCGCACTTCGAGGGCACCGAGCTGACCGCCGAGGCCGCCGAGCTGGCTGCCTCGCACGGCCGGGCCCTGGTCGACCTCACGACCGCCGTCCTCGCCTCCCCCGCACTCCAGGCACTGGAACCCCAGGTCTGA
- a CDS encoding PTS mannitol transporter subunit IICBA — protein sequence MASTTEAAPRGGARLHVQRFGTFLSNMVLPNIGAFIAWGLITALFIQTGWIKLIGDALGYEGGYGFVSQLGAWANADGTPMHEGTGIVSPMITYLLPLLIGYTGGRMMYNDSLRGGVVGAIATMGAIAGASGTPMFLGAMIMGPLGGWSMRKLDALWSHKIRPGFEMLVNNFSAGIWGGFLAVIGFVIAGPFVSAFSTAAGNVVDFLVERNLLPLTSIFIEPAKILFLNNAINQGILTPLGTNEAASTGQSILFLLEANPGPGLGLLIAFALFGRGAAKASAPGAILIQFVGGIHEIYFPYVLAKPKLVAAVILGGMAGVATNLAFGSGLRSPASPGSIIAVWASSPPSSLLGVTASVVVAAGVSFLVAAFLLKIDKSGDGDLSAATAQMEANKGKKSSVSGMLGGSGAGAPSGPIHSIVFACDAGMGSSAMGASVLRKKVHGAGFTDVTVVNKAISNLTDDADLVVTHQDLTARARQKTPSATHVSVENFMASPRYDEIVELLQQQNGAGAGTAAAATSAGGVDSGLLARESIVLDASGDKSAAIEQAGQLLVAAGAVDASYVRAMHERETSVSTYMGNLLAIPHGTNEAKPSIKRTAISFVRFPQGVDWNGKQVEFVIGIAGAGDDHLKLLGRIAEVFTDDAQVAQLSAARTQDDVLAVLGAMQPA from the coding sequence ATGGCCAGCACCACAGAGGCAGCACCCCGCGGGGGGGCCCGGCTGCACGTCCAGCGGTTCGGCACCTTCCTGTCGAACATGGTGTTGCCCAACATCGGGGCGTTCATCGCCTGGGGCCTCATCACCGCCCTGTTCATCCAGACCGGCTGGATCAAGCTGATCGGCGACGCGCTCGGCTACGAGGGCGGCTACGGCTTCGTCTCCCAGCTCGGCGCGTGGGCCAACGCCGACGGCACCCCGATGCACGAGGGCACCGGGATCGTCAGCCCGATGATCACGTACCTCCTGCCGCTGCTCATCGGGTACACCGGCGGCCGGATGATGTACAACGACAGCCTCCGCGGCGGGGTGGTCGGTGCCATCGCCACCATGGGTGCCATCGCCGGCGCCAGCGGCACGCCCATGTTCCTGGGCGCGATGATCATGGGCCCGCTGGGCGGCTGGTCGATGCGGAAGCTCGACGCCCTGTGGTCGCACAAGATCCGCCCCGGCTTCGAGATGCTGGTCAACAACTTCTCCGCCGGCATCTGGGGCGGTTTCCTCGCCGTCATCGGCTTCGTCATCGCCGGTCCGTTCGTCAGCGCCTTCAGCACCGCCGCCGGCAACGTCGTGGACTTCCTGGTCGAGCGGAACCTGCTGCCGCTGACCTCGATCTTCATCGAGCCGGCGAAGATCCTGTTCCTGAACAACGCGATCAACCAGGGCATCCTGACCCCGCTGGGCACCAACGAGGCGGCCAGCACGGGCCAGTCGATCCTCTTCCTGCTCGAGGCCAACCCCGGCCCTGGCCTGGGCCTGCTGATCGCCTTCGCGCTCTTCGGTCGCGGTGCCGCCAAGGCCTCGGCCCCCGGCGCGATCCTCATCCAGTTCGTCGGCGGCATCCACGAGATCTACTTCCCGTACGTGCTGGCCAAGCCGAAACTCGTCGCCGCTGTGATCCTCGGCGGCATGGCCGGTGTGGCCACCAACCTGGCCTTCGGCTCGGGCCTGCGCTCCCCGGCCTCGCCCGGCTCGATCATCGCCGTCTGGGCGTCCTCCCCGCCGAGCAGCCTGCTGGGCGTCACGGCCTCGGTGGTCGTCGCGGCCGGTGTCTCGTTCCTCGTGGCGGCCTTCCTGCTGAAGATCGACAAGAGCGGGGACGGCGACCTGTCGGCGGCCACCGCGCAGATGGAGGCCAACAAGGGCAAGAAGTCCTCGGTCTCCGGGATGCTCGGCGGCTCCGGTGCCGGCGCCCCCTCGGGCCCGATCCACTCGATCGTGTTCGCCTGCGACGCCGGCATGGGCTCCTCGGCCATGGGCGCCTCGGTGCTCCGCAAGAAGGTGCACGGCGCCGGGTTCACCGACGTCACCGTGGTGAACAAGGCCATCTCCAACCTGACCGACGACGCCGACCTCGTCGTCACCCACCAGGACCTCACCGCCCGCGCCCGGCAGAAGACCCCCTCGGCCACCCACGTGTCGGTCGAGAACTTCATGGCCAGCCCGCGCTACGACGAGATCGTCGAGCTGCTCCAGCAGCAGAACGGCGCCGGTGCCGGCACTGCCGCCGCCGCGACCTCGGCCGGCGGGGTCGACAGCGGGCTGCTGGCCCGTGAGTCGATCGTGCTGGACGCCTCGGGCGACAAGTCCGCGGCGATCGAGCAGGCCGGTCAGCTGCTGGTCGCCGCCGGCGCCGTCGACGCCTCCTACGTGCGGGCCATGCACGAGCGGGAGACCTCGGTGTCGACCTACATGGGCAACCTGCTGGCCATCCCGCACGGGACGAACGAGGCCAAGCCCTCGATCAAGCGGACGGCGATCTCCTTCGTCCGCTTCCCGCAGGGCGTCGACTGGAACGGCAAGCAGGTCGAGTTCGTGATCGGCATCGCCGGCGCGGGCGACGACCACCTCAAGCTGCTCGGCCGGATCGCGGAGGTCTTCACCGACGACGCCCAGGTCGCCCAGCTGTCGGCCGCCCGCACGCAGGACGACGTCCTCGCCGTCCTGGGGGCCATGCAGCCCGCGTAA
- a CDS encoding alcohol dehydrogenase catalytic domain-containing protein produces MKALRFYAPEDVRLEDVPEPVCGPDEVKIAVKNCSTCGTDVKIFHNGHQNLTPPRTIGHEIAGEVVEVGADVNSTYGSSWAPGDRVQVIAAVPCGECHECRKGWMAVCQNQTSVGYQYDGGFAEFMIVPKQVLKVDGLNRIPDNVGYDEASAAEPFACAINAQELLDIEEGDTLVVFGAGPIGCMHIRIARGVHKVGKVFLVDVNAERLQMSADAVQPDETINGAEVDVVERVMELTGGRGADVVITATAANITQEQAIAMAARNGRISFFGGLPKTNPTITCDSNVVHYRQLHIHGANGSAPEHNKRALEYISTGQVPVKDLITARLPLERALEAFDIVKAGSAIKVTVEP; encoded by the coding sequence ATGAAGGCCCTGCGGTTCTACGCCCCCGAAGACGTCCGCCTCGAGGACGTGCCGGAGCCCGTGTGCGGTCCGGACGAGGTCAAGATCGCGGTGAAGAACTGCTCGACCTGTGGCACCGACGTCAAGATCTTCCACAACGGCCACCAGAACCTGACCCCGCCGCGCACCATCGGTCACGAGATCGCCGGCGAGGTCGTCGAGGTCGGCGCCGACGTCAACAGCACGTACGGCAGCAGCTGGGCCCCCGGTGACCGCGTGCAGGTCATCGCCGCGGTGCCGTGCGGTGAGTGCCACGAGTGCCGCAAGGGCTGGATGGCCGTCTGCCAGAACCAGACCTCGGTCGGCTACCAGTACGACGGTGGCTTCGCCGAGTTCATGATCGTGCCCAAGCAGGTGCTCAAGGTCGACGGGCTCAACCGGATCCCGGACAACGTCGGCTACGACGAGGCCTCGGCCGCCGAGCCCTTCGCCTGTGCCATCAACGCCCAGGAGCTGCTGGACATCGAGGAGGGCGACACCCTCGTCGTCTTCGGTGCCGGCCCCATCGGCTGCATGCACATCCGCATCGCCCGCGGCGTGCACAAGGTGGGCAAGGTCTTCCTCGTCGACGTCAACGCCGAGCGGCTGCAGATGTCGGCCGACGCCGTCCAGCCCGACGAGACGATCAACGGCGCCGAGGTCGACGTCGTCGAGCGGGTCATGGAGCTGACCGGCGGCCGCGGTGCCGACGTCGTCATCACCGCCACCGCCGCGAACATCACGCAGGAGCAGGCCATCGCGATGGCGGCCCGCAACGGCCGGATCTCCTTCTTCGGTGGTCTGCCCAAGACCAACCCGACGATCACCTGCGACTCCAACGTCGTGCACTACCGCCAGCTGCACATCCACGGCGCCAACGGATCCGCCCCCGAGCACAACAAGCGGGCGCTGGAGTACATCTCCACCGGCCAGGTGCCGGTCAAGGACCTGATCACCGCCCGGCTCCCCCTGGAGCGCGCGCTGGAGGCCTTCGACATCGTCAAGGCCGGCTCGGCCATCAAGGTCACCGTCGAGCCGTAG
- a CDS encoding aldehyde dehydrogenase translates to MTTATPTDLERFGLFIGGETVDARSGKTFESQNPYTGQPWATLADGSPEDVDLAVASARAAFDGEWGQMSGFQRAAILRKCGDAILANAERLAQLEVNDSGKLMREMLGQLKGLPQWYWYFSGLADKIEGRTVPPVNQNYFAYTTREPVGVVGCITPWNSPLLLLTFKLAPLLAAGNTCVVKPSEHAPASTVAFAEILTEAGLPAGVINVVTGWDRSTGEALASHTGIDKVAFTGSTATGAAVAKAAVTNLNRVTLELGGKSPQIVFADADLDAAANGLVAGVFAATGQTCMAGSRLIVHADVHDALIEKVAARANAIKLGDPNDADTEMGPVANRPQYEKVLGYLQGAAAEGATFACGGEPSAELGGLFVKPTVVTNVGPENTIVREEVFGPVLAAYTFTEEDEALKLANDTPYGLAGAVWTKDVHRAHRVAAKLRAGTVWVNAYRVVAPNMPFGGFGNSGIGRENGVEAINEYTENKSVFIELTGGTRDPFQLG, encoded by the coding sequence ATGACGACCGCAACCCCCACCGACCTCGAGCGCTTCGGCCTGTTCATCGGCGGCGAGACCGTCGACGCCCGCTCGGGGAAGACCTTCGAGTCGCAGAACCCCTACACCGGCCAGCCGTGGGCGACCCTCGCCGACGGCTCCCCCGAGGACGTCGACCTGGCCGTCGCCTCGGCCCGCGCCGCCTTCGACGGCGAGTGGGGCCAGATGTCGGGCTTCCAGCGCGCCGCGATCCTGCGGAAGTGCGGCGACGCGATCCTGGCGAACGCCGAGCGGCTGGCCCAGCTGGAGGTCAACGACTCCGGCAAGCTGATGCGCGAGATGCTCGGCCAGCTCAAGGGCCTGCCCCAGTGGTACTGGTACTTCTCCGGCCTGGCCGACAAGATCGAGGGCCGCACCGTGCCCCCGGTGAACCAGAACTACTTCGCGTACACCACGCGGGAGCCGGTCGGCGTCGTCGGCTGCATCACCCCGTGGAACTCCCCGCTGCTGCTGCTGACCTTCAAGCTCGCGCCGCTCCTGGCCGCCGGCAACACCTGCGTGGTCAAGCCCTCGGAGCACGCACCGGCCTCCACCGTGGCCTTCGCCGAGATCCTCACCGAGGCCGGGCTGCCCGCCGGCGTCATCAACGTCGTCACCGGCTGGGACCGCTCCACCGGCGAGGCGCTGGCCTCGCACACCGGCATCGACAAGGTCGCCTTCACCGGGTCCACCGCCACCGGGGCCGCCGTGGCCAAGGCCGCGGTGACCAACCTGAACCGGGTCACCCTGGAGCTGGGTGGCAAGAGCCCGCAGATCGTGTTCGCCGACGCCGACCTCGACGCCGCCGCGAACGGCCTGGTCGCCGGCGTGTTCGCCGCCACCGGGCAGACCTGCATGGCCGGCTCCCGGCTGATCGTGCACGCCGACGTGCACGACGCCCTGATCGAGAAGGTCGCCGCCCGGGCGAACGCGATCAAGCTCGGCGACCCCAACGACGCCGACACCGAGATGGGCCCGGTCGCCAACCGCCCGCAGTACGAGAAGGTGCTGGGCTACCTGCAGGGCGCCGCTGCCGAGGGCGCGACCTTCGCCTGCGGCGGGGAGCCCTCGGCCGAGCTCGGCGGGCTCTTCGTCAAGCCCACCGTGGTCACCAACGTCGGTCCGGAGAACACCATCGTCCGCGAGGAGGTGTTCGGGCCGGTGCTCGCCGCCTACACCTTCACCGAGGAGGACGAGGCGCTGAAGCTGGCCAACGACACCCCCTACGGCCTGGCCGGGGCGGTGTGGACCAAGGACGTGCACCGCGCGCACCGGGTCGCCGCCAAGCTCCGCGCCGGCACCGTCTGGGTCAACGCCTACCGCGTGGTGGCCCCGAACATGCCCTTCGGCGGGTTCGGCAACTCCGGCATCGGCCGGGAGAACGGCGTCGAGGCGATCAACGAGTACACCGAGAACAAGTCGGTGTTCATCGAGCTCACCGGCGGCACCCGCGACCCCTTCCAGCTGGGCTGA
- a CDS encoding SDR family oxidoreductase, with amino-acid sequence MDTPQRPVTVVTGGSRGIGAATVAALARAGHDVVVGYRADADAAARVVDDATSVGVRALAVQADVTVPADVDRLFGTDLGPVTGLVANAGLTAHLGDLADTPVDVVRTVLDVNLLGVVLCCRRAAQLMSTDRGGAGGSIAAVSSAAATLGSAHEYVHYAAAKAGVDALVVGLAKELATAGVRVNGVAPGLVRTDIHAGAGDPGRLDRVTARVPMGRAGEPDEIAPAVVWLLGPQAGYVTGTVVRVAGGL; translated from the coding sequence GTGGACACCCCCCAGCGGCCCGTCACCGTCGTCACCGGCGGCTCCCGCGGGATCGGGGCGGCCACGGTCGCCGCGCTCGCCCGGGCCGGGCACGACGTCGTCGTGGGCTACCGCGCCGACGCGGACGCCGCAGCGCGGGTCGTCGACGACGCGACATCCGTGGGCGTCCGGGCGTTGGCCGTGCAGGCCGACGTCACGGTCCCGGCGGACGTCGACCGGCTGTTCGGCACCGACCTCGGCCCGGTCACCGGCCTGGTGGCCAACGCGGGGCTGACCGCCCACCTCGGCGACCTGGCCGACACCCCGGTGGACGTCGTCCGCACCGTGCTGGACGTGAACCTGCTCGGGGTGGTGCTCTGCTGCCGGCGGGCAGCCCAGCTGATGAGCACCGACCGGGGTGGCGCCGGCGGCTCGATCGCGGCGGTCTCCTCGGCGGCGGCGACGCTGGGCTCCGCGCACGAGTACGTGCACTACGCGGCGGCCAAGGCCGGCGTGGACGCCCTGGTCGTCGGGCTGGCGAAGGAGCTGGCCACGGCGGGCGTGCGGGTGAACGGCGTCGCGCCGGGGCTGGTGCGCACCGACATCCACGCCGGCGCCGGCGACCCGGGCCGGCTGGACCGGGTGACCGCCCGGGTGCCGATGGGCCGCGCCGGGGAGCCCGACGAGATCGCCCCGGCCGTCGTCTGGCTCCTGGGGCCGCAGGCCGGCTACGTCACGGGCACGGTGGTCCGGGTGGCCGGTGGGCTCTGA
- a CDS encoding NDMA-dependent alcohol dehydrogenase encodes MPIRTRAAIIRQSPGEYETVELELDDPRQNEVTVKLTASGLCHSDDHLQTGDMVLGHYPMCGGHEGAGVVTAVGPHTPGYEVGDHVVFSFLPACGKCAACSRGQFNLCDTGANTLVGSRADDVSSFRMHLDGEDVGQMAGISTFAEYTTAHVDSVVRIPKDIPLKEAALVGCGVPTGWGSATNMAGIEPGHTVIVMGVGGIGINAVQGARHAGATTVIAVDPVPFKREKAQEFGATHSFADIAEATTFAQSITEGQGADSAIVTVGVTTGEHVGQAVAAIRKGGTVVLTGVGKMAEVGIPVSPFEMVMMQKRIQGAIYGGNSPHDVIPRLLRMYQAGQLKLEELITKEYTLDEVAQGYRDMHAGTNIRGIVVYE; translated from the coding sequence ATGCCCATCCGCACCCGCGCAGCGATCATCCGGCAGTCCCCCGGTGAGTACGAGACCGTCGAGCTCGAGCTCGACGACCCCCGCCAGAACGAGGTCACGGTCAAGCTGACCGCCTCGGGCCTGTGCCACTCCGACGACCACCTGCAGACCGGCGACATGGTCCTGGGGCACTACCCGATGTGCGGCGGGCACGAGGGGGCCGGTGTGGTCACCGCCGTCGGCCCGCACACCCCGGGCTACGAGGTCGGCGACCACGTCGTCTTCTCGTTCCTGCCCGCGTGCGGGAAGTGCGCGGCCTGCTCGCGGGGTCAGTTCAACCTCTGCGACACCGGCGCCAACACCCTGGTCGGCTCCCGCGCGGACGACGTCAGCAGCTTCCGCATGCACCTGGACGGCGAGGACGTCGGGCAGATGGCGGGCATCTCCACCTTCGCCGAGTACACGACCGCGCACGTCGACTCGGTCGTGAGGATCCCCAAGGACATCCCGCTCAAGGAGGCCGCCCTGGTCGGGTGCGGGGTGCCCACCGGGTGGGGCTCGGCCACCAACATGGCCGGCATCGAGCCCGGTCACACCGTGATCGTGATGGGCGTCGGCGGCATCGGCATCAACGCGGTCCAGGGTGCCCGGCACGCCGGGGCGACCACCGTCATCGCCGTCGACCCGGTCCCCTTCAAGCGGGAGAAGGCCCAGGAGTTCGGGGCCACCCACTCCTTCGCCGACATCGCCGAGGCCACCACGTTCGCCCAGTCGATCACCGAGGGCCAGGGGGCGGACTCCGCGATCGTGACCGTCGGCGTCACGACCGGCGAGCACGTCGGCCAGGCCGTCGCCGCCATCCGCAAGGGCGGGACCGTCGTCCTCACCGGTGTGGGCAAGATGGCCGAGGTCGGCATCCCGGTCTCGCCGTTCGAGATGGTGATGATGCAGAAGCGCATCCAGGGTGCGATCTACGGCGGCAACAGCCCGCACGACGTCATCCCGCGGCTGCTGCGCATGTACCAGGCGGGTCAGCTCAAGCTCGAGGAGCTGATCACGAAGGAGTACACCCTCGACGAGGTCGCCCAGGGCTACCGCGACATGCACGCCGGCACGAACATCCGCGGCATCGTCGTCTACGAGTGA
- a CDS encoding bifunctional 3,4-dihydroxy-2-butanone-4-phosphate synthase/GTP cyclohydrolase II has protein sequence MTRRTPTEAVQTAVAAIAAGGMVIVVDDEDRENEGDLILAAELCTVEQMAFLVRHTTGIVCAPMPAARATELQLPLMVTDNTDAHGTAFTITVDALDTSTGVSAADRATTVQALASAATTPAQLRRPGHVFPLIARAGGVLVRAGHTEAAVDLTTMAGLSGVGVIGEIVDEDGSMRAGASLTAFAEEHGLPVLAIADLVRHRRATERLVEVVGTSAMPTEFGDFRATAYRNTLDGTEHLALVMGDLAAASRTTEGALVRVHSECLTGDILGSLRCDCGGQLEQALAAIAAEGAGAVVYLRGHEGRGIGLGHKIRAYALQEQGLDTVDANTAQGLPVDSRSYGVGAQILGDLGATRIRLITNNPAKYGGLDGYGLTITGRVALPTVETAHNVRYLRTKRERMGHLGPHLSAVVDLPVAGV, from the coding sequence ATGACCCGCAGGACACCCACCGAGGCCGTGCAGACCGCCGTCGCAGCGATCGCCGCCGGCGGCATGGTGATCGTCGTCGACGACGAGGACCGGGAGAACGAGGGCGACCTCATCCTCGCCGCCGAGCTGTGCACGGTCGAGCAGATGGCGTTCCTCGTCCGGCACACCACCGGCATCGTCTGCGCCCCGATGCCCGCTGCTCGAGCCACCGAGCTGCAGCTGCCGCTGATGGTCACCGACAACACCGACGCCCACGGCACCGCGTTCACGATCACCGTCGACGCCCTGGACACCTCCACCGGCGTCTCGGCCGCCGACCGCGCCACCACCGTCCAGGCGCTGGCCTCGGCGGCCACCACGCCCGCGCAGCTGCGTCGTCCCGGGCACGTGTTCCCGCTCATCGCCCGCGCCGGCGGGGTGCTGGTGCGGGCCGGGCACACCGAGGCCGCCGTCGACCTCACCACCATGGCCGGGCTCTCCGGCGTCGGCGTGATCGGGGAGATCGTCGACGAGGACGGCTCCATGCGCGCCGGTGCCTCGCTCACCGCGTTCGCCGAGGAGCACGGGCTGCCGGTGCTGGCGATCGCCGACCTCGTCCGGCACCGCCGGGCCACCGAGCGCCTCGTCGAGGTCGTCGGCACCTCCGCCATGCCGACGGAGTTCGGGGACTTCCGCGCCACCGCCTACCGCAACACCCTCGACGGCACCGAACACCTCGCCCTGGTGATGGGCGACCTCGCCGCAGCCTCCCGGACGACCGAGGGCGCCCTGGTGCGGGTGCACTCCGAGTGCCTCACCGGGGACATCCTCGGCTCGCTGCGCTGTGACTGTGGCGGGCAGCTGGAACAGGCGCTGGCCGCGATCGCCGCCGAAGGCGCCGGCGCGGTGGTCTACCTGCGCGGCCACGAGGGCCGCGGCATCGGCCTCGGACACAAGATCCGCGCCTACGCCCTGCAGGAGCAGGGCCTGGACACCGTGGACGCCAACACCGCCCAGGGCCTGCCCGTCGACAGCCGTTCCTACGGCGTCGGCGCCCAGATCCTCGGCGACCTCGGCGCCACCCGCATCCGTCTGATCACCAACAACCCCGCCAAGTACGGCGGCCTCGACGGCTACGGCCTCACCATCACCGGCCGGGTCGCCCTCCCCACCGTGGAGACCGCGCACAACGTGCGGTACCTGCGCACCAAGCGGGAGCGGATGGGCCACCTCGGCCCGCACCTGTCCGCCGTCGTCGACCTCCCCGTCGCCGGAGTCTGA
- a CDS encoding flavin reductase family protein yields the protein MSGVATPVSVVTAVSADGVPHGTTVSAFASLSMDPPMVLVSLDRGSDLLTLVRDTGRFGVNVLGSTQSALALSFARKGTDKFASVDWVPDQGLPRLPGAPGWLACEVASLVEGGDHVVALGTVLAADTADGAPLTYHSRVFGTHAALEATA from the coding sequence ATGTCCGGGGTCGCGACCCCGGTGTCGGTGGTGACCGCGGTGTCGGCCGACGGCGTCCCGCACGGGACGACGGTCTCGGCCTTCGCCTCGTTGTCGATGGACCCGCCGATGGTGCTGGTGTCCCTGGACCGGGGGTCGGACCTGCTGACCCTGGTCCGGGACACCGGCCGGTTCGGGGTCAACGTGCTCGGGTCCACCCAGTCGGCGCTGGCACTGTCCTTCGCCCGCAAGGGCACCGACAAGTTCGCCAGCGTCGACTGGGTGCCCGACCAGGGCCTGCCCCGGTTGCCCGGGGCGCCGGGCTGGCTGGCCTGCGAGGTGGCCTCCCTGGTCGAGGGCGGGGACCACGTCGTGGCACTGGGCACCGTGCTGGCCGCCGACACCGCCGACGGTGCGCCGCTGACCTACCACTCGAGGGTGTTCGGCACCCACGCCGCACTGGAGGCCACGGCATGA